A window of the Brassica napus cultivar Da-Ae chromosome A2, Da-Ae, whole genome shotgun sequence genome harbors these coding sequences:
- the LOC106363446 gene encoding myosin heavy chain, non-muscle-like, producing MERTKLEDALNLCEAKRVNLGKAFDKLRSQASELLVLTDQWSNLEDDLKSVQGQVEKRFMELESREAELRNRSCAIDTIGDLEVKADGLRREIKDKEEVLKMLVEECAVKQRSKESQLDEMMESMKKTQAELAQMETELERCRGEVTVEMRHLSRAQTLRRELDEENERKTRDLTLVQEKVVECGKVLKTRSLELTKTQGELGLKAKKLGHVKIEFTTKMKHLERIQRRKKELEEGIERKRKDLAAVLDKTAECGKQLEARSLKLVSKEKKLQELCLDIDLKEDIALTLDKEMEMTCQKTESKSKELENIERMIHEQNGHYESIKLLIQEHTEELDSKEKRHKEITEAIHKLSCKQLSEEEKYIAQNESTEKELKSLKAILTEREKQIEEGEKELQYLSYSNDELIRKLNGRQEQFLSRQSSTTDLIAEQDSIKKKLRSVKDSFRQCSQNLCNKEKELKSLESILTERNKQVEEVEKKIQDLNNSNEELVRQAKVKQEQVCSVEKAIRECTDKLGDKKKYCEQVQRSITDLNVELKSKECHLSSVKKKFQESLKDLQSIKEQKVKLKASLMEHEQGLKLKQKELDEKDQKLKVTEQELQKWAKDYEVKAKQLSNLCQERNMDQHVSLTPRDVHKPTGNSRKRGRYDESLSQSLDVETHGKENTYNFENQRSQDKFKIDQIWAVYSKGMPRKYAQIKRIDTSPEFKLHVAPLELYRPPNLMTHPVSCGRFKLKTGIAEVLAPSSFSHKVKAVKSNVNRFEVYPRKGEIWALYKNWNITNCADRSEEEDLEIVEVVETKEHSIHAMLLTAKVFSKVLYGRCLESKDGLVEIPKKEVNRFSHQIPAVRRERSATRLGDCEWWEVDSKAVLNPNPKKHKSITRGTSSSPSLSSI from the coding sequence ATGGAGAGAACTAAGTTGGAAGATGCGTTAAATCTCTGTGAGGCCAAGAGAGTGAATCTCGGTAAAGCTTTTGACAAGCTTCGCTCTCAAGCTTCTGAGCTACTTGTCTTGACTGATCAGTGGAGCAACTTGGAGGATGATTTGAAGTCAGTGCAAGGTCAAGTGGAGAAGAGGTTCATGGAGTTGGAGTCAAGAGAGGCGGAGTTGCGAAACAGAAGCTGTGCAATTGATACAATTGGTGATTTAGAGGTGAAAGCTGATGGGCTGAGGAGGGAGATCAAAGACAAAGAAGAGGTTCTTAAGATGTTGGTGGAAGAGTGTGCGGTCAAGCAAAGGTCAAAGGAAAGTCAACTTGATGAGATGATGGAATCTATGAAGAAGACTCAGGCTGAGCTAGCACAGATGGAGACTGAACTCGAGAGGTGTCGTGGTGAGGTCACTGTAGAGATGAGGCATTTGAGTAGGGCTCAAACTCTCAGGAGAGAGTTGGATGAGGAGAACGAGAGAAAGACAAGAGATCTCACATTGGTTCAGGAGAAAGTTGTGGAGTGTGGTAAGGTGCTTAAGACAAGGTCACTGGAACTAACAAAGACTCAGGGTGAGCTTGGTTTGAAGGCGAAAAAGTTAGGACATGTGAAGATTGAGTTTACCACTAAGATGAAGCATCTTGAGAGGATTCAAAGACGCAAAAAAGAACTGGAAGAGGGTAtagagaggaagaggaaggatCTTGCAGCGGTTCTTGATAAAACTGCAGAATGTGGGAAGCAGCTCGAGGCACGGTCCTTGAAACTTGTTTCTAAAGAGAAAAAGTTGCAAGAACTATGCCTGGACATTGACCTGAAGGAAGATATAGCCCTAACACTAGACAAGGAGATGGAGATGACTTGTCAAAAGACAGAATCAAAATCTAAGGAGCTGGAGAACATTGAAAGGATGATTCATGAACAGAATGGACACTATGAATCAATAAAGCTGTTGATTCAGGAACACACTGAAGAACTGGATTCCAAAGAGAAGAGACACAAAGAGATCACAGAGGCTATTCATAAACTATCTTGCAAGCAACTTTCTGAAGAGGAAAAATACATTGCTCAGAATGAGTCAACAGAAAAGGAGTTAAAGTCTTTGAAAGCAATACTCactgagagagagaaacaaattgAAGAAGGTGAGAAGGAATTACAGTACTTGAGTTACTCCAATGATGAACTTATCAGAAAACTCAATGGGAGACAAGAACAGTTTCTTTCAAGACAGAGCTCAACAACTGATCTTATAGCTGAGCAAGATTCAATTAAAAAGAAGCTTAGGTCTGTGAAAGATTCATTCAGACAGTGTAGCCAAAACCTGTGTAACAAAGAGAAGGAGTTGAAGTCTTTAGAGTCAATACTCACTGAGAGAAACAAACAAGTTGAggaagtagagaagaagataCAAGATTTGAATAACTCAAATGAGGAACTTGTGAGACAAGCCAAGGTGAAACAAGAACAAGTTTGTTCAGTCGAAAAGGCGATAAGGGAATGCACAGATAAGTTGGGAGATAAGAAGAAATATTGTGAACAGGTTCAAAGATCAATTACTGACCTAAATGTTGAGCTGAAATCAAAAGAGTGCCATCTTAGTTCTGTCAAGAAAAAGTTTCAAGAAAGCTTGAAAGACTTGCAATCAATAAAGGAGCAGAAGGTCAAGCTAAAAGCATCATTGATGGAACATGAGCAAGGACTTAAACTGAAACAAAAGGAGCTTGATGAAAAAGATCAGAAACTAAAAGTCACAGAACAGGAGTTGCAGAAATGGGCTAAGGATTATGAGGTGAAAGCAAAGCAGTTGTCTAACCTTTGTCAAGAAAGAAACATGGATCAACATGTTTCTCTTACACCTAGGGATGTCCACAAACCAACAGGAAACTCAAGGAAACGTGGGAGATATGATGAGTCACTATCTCAGTCCTTAGATGTAGAGACTCATGGGAAAGAAAACACTTACAACTTTGAGAACCAGAGATCTCAGGACAAGTTCAAGATTGATCAAATATGGGCTGTTTATAGCAAAGGGATGCCAAGAAAGTATGCTCAGATCAAGAGAATCGACACAAGCCCTGAGTTCAAGCTACATGTAGCACCTTTAGAGCTGTATCGCCCTCCCAACCTCATGACACATCCAGTTTCCTGTGGCCGCTTCAAGTTGAAAACTGGTATAGCAGAAGTCCTTGCACCTAGCAGCTTCTCACATAAGGTTAAAGCAGTGAAGAGTAATGTTAACAGATTTGAAGTATACCCAAGAAAAGGTGAGATATGGGCTTTGTACAAAAACTGGAATATTACAAACTGTGCTGATAGGTCTGAAGAGGAAGATCTTGAGATTGTGGAAGTGGTGGAAACTAAAGAGCATAGCATACATGCAATGCTTTTGACTGCTAAAGTGTTTAGCAAGGTTCTATATGGAAGGTGTCTTGAGTCAAAGGATGGTTTAGTAGAGATCCCAAAGAAGGAAGTGAACAGATTCTCGCATCAGATTCCAGCGGTCAGACGTGAGAGGAGTGCAACTCGGCTTGGAGATTGCGAATGGTGGGAGGTTGACTCTAAAGCAGTTCTTAATCCTAACCCAAAGAAGCATAAGAGCATCACTAGAGGTACAAGCTCTTCCCCAAGTCTCTCAAGTATTTAA
- the LOC106364857 gene encoding probable nucleolar protein 5-1, with translation MLLLFETPGGFAIFKVLDEGKLSNVEDLGNVFSSAESARKMVKLKAFDKFDNTSEALEAVAKLVEGTPSKGLRKFLKANCKDETLAVADSKLGNIIKEKLTIDCVHNNAVMELLRGVRSQLSELISGLGEQDLAPMSLGLSHSLARYKLKFSSDKVDTMIIQAIGLLDDLDKELNTYAMRVREWYGWHFPELAKIISDNILYAKSVKLMGNRINAAKLDFSEILADEVEAELKEASVISMGTEVSDLDLIHIRELCDQVLSLAEYRAQLYDYLKSRMNTIAPNLTALVGELVGARLISHSGSLLNLSKQPGSTVQILGAEKALFRALKTKHNTPKYGLIFHASVVGQAGGKNKPRIARSLAAKAALSIRFDALGDAGDNSMGVENRLKLEARLRSLEGKDLGRLAGSAKGKPKIEVYNKDKKMGSGGLIAPAKTYNTAADSLLVSAENGVKEKKDKKKKKKAEAEEEEEAKSEESSKKKKKKAKTEVEPEVEEPAKKEKKKKKKRKHEEEETEEPAKKKEKKEKKKKKSEA, from the exons ATGCTTCTACTGTTTGAAACGCCTGGAGGTTTCGCTATTTTTAAAGTATTAGATGAAGGGAAGCTCTCTAATGTCGAG GATTTGGGCAATGTGTTCTCCTCGGCAGAGTCAGCTCGAAAG ATGGTGAAGCTTAAAGCTTTCGACAAGTTTGACAACACGTCCGAAGCACTTGAAGCAGTAGCCAAACTAGTGGAGGGAACCCCCAGCAAGGGTCTCCGCAAGTTTCTAAAAGCTAACTGCAAAGACGAAACCTTAGCCGTTGCTGATTCGAAGCTCGGAAACATCATCAAGGAGAAACTG ACAATAGACTGTGTCCACAACAACGCCGTTATGGAGCTCTTGCGTGGCGTTAGAAGCCAGCTCTCCGAACTTATCTCTGGATTGGGAGAGCAAGACTTGGCTCCGATGAGCTTGGGGTTGTCTCACAGTCTCGCTAGATATAAACTAAAGTTCAGTTCCGACAAG GTTGATACAATGATAATCCAAGCTATTGGTTTACTTGATGATCTTGACAAAGAACTAAACACTTACGCTATGAGGGTTCGTGAATGGTACGGCTGGCATTTTCCAGAGCTCGCCAagatcataagtgacaatatctTGTACGCCAAGTCTGTGAAGCTAATGGGGAACCGGATCAATGCAGCTAAGCTAGACTTCTCTGAG ATATTGGCTGATGAAGTTGAAGCTGAACTTAAAGAAGCTTCTGTGATCTCCATGGGAACTGAAGTCAGCGACcttgatttgattcatattcGTGAACTCTGCGACCAGGTTCTGTCTCTTGCTGAGTATAGAGCTCAGCTCTACGACTACTTGAAGAGCAGGATGAACACAATCGCGCCGAATCTGACCGCCCTCGTTGGTGAGCTCGTCGGTGCTCGTCTTATCTCTCACAGTGGGAGTTTACTGAACCTTTCGAAGCAGCCTGGGAGCACTGTTCAGATTCTTGGAGCTGAGAAGGCTTTGTTTAGAGCGCTTAAGACCAAACACAATACTCCAAAGTACGGTTTGATTTTCCACGCGTCTGTTGTTGGACAAGCTGGGGGGAAGAACAAGCCTAGGATCGCGCGGTCGCTGGCTGCTAAAGCTGCTCTTTCGATCCGTTTCGATGCGCTTGGTGATGCGGGAGATAACTCTATGGGAGTGGAGAACCGTTTGAAGCTTGAGGCAAGGTTGAGGAGTCTAGAAGGGAAAGATCTTGGACGTCTTGCTGGATCGGCTAAAGGCAAACCGAAGATTGAAGTTTATAATAAGGATAAGAAGATGGGGTCTGGAGGTTTGATTGCTCCTGCTAAG ACATACAACACTGCTGCAGACTCTCTTCTTGTATCAGCAGAGAATGGTgttaaagagaagaaagataaaaagaagaagaagaaggctgaagcagaagaggaagaagaagccaaaAGTGAGGAAtcttcaaagaagaagaagaagaaggctaaAACAGAAGTAGAACCTGAAGTTGAAGAACCTgcaaagaaggagaagaagaagaagaagaagagaaagcacGAGGAGGAAGAAACCGAAGAGCCTgccaagaagaaagaaaagaaggagaagaagaaaaagaagagtgaAGCCTGA
- the LOC106363444 gene encoding uncharacterized protein LOC106363444: MNIQTVIKREDESRVSIFVSLSPSFIHFSHRSIIFLFSFRSTMARGGTKRKIEIKKRETKEQRAVAYSKRRKTLFSKSAELCCLSGANIAVFVTSPGDKPNVASSFSGHASASEIVDCYFNGTLPPKISVPESKSGFWWTDPDLYSSCDDLSQLDVIEDLIKRTKKDLMDCLEKQEKSRVCCFDSHQNPNSSSQAVTMYQNTSKPLDGSSQVIYGGESSSGQSRYLVNKDVGNCLWETKKENNLIMSVPQEREQTQSIINVDGGDEGQSFWDELYNEDMFGLNNGEDDVMIDIGEFLNEIESGES; this comes from the exons ATGAATATTCAAACAGTTATAAAAAGAGAAGACGAATCAAG GGTTTCTATTTTCGTCTCACTCTCTCCCTCTTTCATTCACTTCTCGCATCGATCCAtcatctttctcttctcttttagGTCAACAATGGCGAGAGGAGGAACAAAGAGAAAGATTGAGATCAAGAAACGTGAAACCAAAGAACAACGAGCGGTGGCTTACTCTAAACGCCGTAAAACGCTCTTCTCCAAATCCGCCGAGCTCTGCTGTTTATCAGGTGCAAACATCGCCGTCTTCGTGACCTCTCCGGGAGATAAACCCAACGTCGCCTCCTCCTTCTCAGGTCACGCCTCTGCCTCAGAGATTGTTGATTGTTACTTCAACGGCACGCTTCCTCCGAAGATTAGTGTTCCTGAATCCAAGTCAGGGTTTTGGTGGACGGATCCTGATCTTTACAGTTCTTGCGATGATCTCTCGCAGTTGGATGTGATCGAGGATCTTATTAAGAGGACTAAGAAGGATTTGATGGATTGCCTTGAGAAGCAAGAAAAGTCTAGGGTTTGTTGCTTTGATTCCCATCAAAACCCTAACTCCTCCTCACAAGCCGTCACTATGTATCAGAACACTAGCAAACCTCTCGACGGATCTTCACAAGTAATCTATGGTGGTGAGTCTTCTTCAGGTCAATCTCGTTACTTGGTGAACAAGGATGTTGGTAACTGCTTATGGGAGACAAAGAAAGAGAATAACCTAATTATGAGTGTACCCCAAGAAAGAGAACAAACACAGTCGATTATCAACGTGGATGGTGGTGATGAGGGTCAGAGCTTTTGGGATGAACTCTATAACGAAGATATGTTTGGTCTTAATAACGGTGAAGACGATGTCATGATCGACATTGGAGAATTTCTCAACGAAATAGAGAGTGGGGAAAGTTAG
- the LOC106367780 gene encoding sodium/hydrogen exchanger 1: MTMMASFLDSLVSKMPSLSTSDHASVVSLNLFVALLCACIVLGHLLEENRWMNESITALMIGLATGVVILLISNGKSSRLLVFSEDLFFIYLLPPIIFNAGFQVKKKQFFRNFVTIMLFGAIGTVISCTVITLGVTQFFKKLDIGTFDLGDYLAIGAIFAATDSVCTLQVLNQDETPLLYSLVFGEGVVNDATSVVVFNAIQSFDLTHLNHEAAFQLLGNFMYLFLLSTLLGVATGLISAYVIKKLYFGRHSTDREVALMMLMAYLSYMLAELFDLSGILTVFFCGIVMSHYTWHNVTESSRITTKHTFATLSFLAETFIFLYVGMDALDIDKWRSVSDSPGTSVAVSSILIGLLMLGRAAFVFPLSFLSNLAKKNESEKINFKMQVVIWWSGLMRGAVSMALAYNKFTSAGHTDLRGNAIMITSTITVCLFSTVVFGMLTKPLIRFLLPHQKATTSFLSDGNTPKSIQIPLLDQDSFIEFTGNHNVPRPDSIRGFLTRPTRTVHYYWRKFDDSFMRPVFGGRGFVPFVPGSPTERDPPDLSRA, encoded by the exons ATGACAATGATGGCATCGTTTTTGGATTCTTTAGTCTCTAAAATGCCTTCGTTATCGACCTCTGATCACGCCTCTGTGGTTTCACTCAATCTCTTTGTTGCACTTCTCTGTGCTTGTATTGTCCTTGGCCATCTTCTGGAGGAGAATCGATGGATGAACGAATCCATCACCGCCTTAATGATT GGGCTGGCCACTGGTGTTGTCATCTTGTTGATTAGTAATGGAAAAAGCTCACGTCTTCTGGTCTTCAGTGAAGATCTTTTCTTCATTTATCTTTTGCCACCCATTATATTCAATGCAgg GTTTCAAGTAAAAAAGAAGCAGTTTTTCCGCAATTTTGTGACTATTATGCTCTTTGGTGCTATTGGAACTGTTATCTCTTGCACTGTCATAACTCTAG GTGTAACGCAGTTCTTTAAGAAACTGGACATTGGGACCTTTGACTTGGGTGATTATCTTG CAATTGGTGCCATATTCGCTGCAACAGATTCAGTGTGCACACTGCAG GTGCTGAATCAAGATGAGACACCTTTGCTTTACAGTCTTGTATTCGGAGAAGGTGTTGTGAATGATGCCACATCAGTTGTCGTCTTCAACGCGATTCAGAGCTTTGACCTCACCCACCTTAACCATGAAGCTGCTTTTCAGCTTCTTGGaaacttcatgtatttgtttctCCTTAGCACCTTGCTTGGTGTTGCT ACTGGTCTGATAAGTGCATATGTCATCAAAAAGCTATACTTTGGAAG ACACTCAACTGACCGAGAGGTTGCCCTCATGATGCTTATGGCGTATCTTTCTTATATGCTCGCTGAG CTTTTCGACTTGAGTGGTATCCTCACTGTGTTTTTCTGTGGGATTGTGATGTCCCATTACACCTGGCACAACGTCACCGAGAGCTCAAGAATCACTACCAA GCATACCTTTGCTACTTTGTCGTTTCTTGCGGAGacatttattttcttgtatGTCGGAATGGATGCATTGGACATTGACAAGTGGAGATCGGTGAGTGACAGCCCGGGAACATCAGTAGCAGTGAGCTCAATCTTAATAGGTCTGCTCATGCTTGGAAGAGCAGCATTCGTCTTCCCATTATCTTTCCTGTCAAACTTAGCCAAGAAGAACGAAAGCGAAAAGATCAACTTCAAGATGCAA GTTGTGATTTGGTGGTCTGGTCTCATGAGAGGCGCTGTATCAATGGCTCTTGCATACAACAAG TTTACAAGTGCTGGGCACACGGATTTGCGTGGGAATGCAATCATGATCACAAGTACTATAACCGTCTGTCTTTTCAGCACTGTG GTGTTTGGTATGTTGACGAAACCACTCATAAGATTCCTATTGCCGCACCAGAAAGCCACCACGAGCTTTTTATCTGATGGCAACACACCAAAGTCCATCCAGATCCCTTTGCTGGACCAAGACTCGTTCATTGAGTTTACGGGGAACCACAATGTGCCTAGGCCTGACAGTATACGTGGCTTCTTGACACGGCCCACTAGAACAGTGCATTATTACTGGAGAAAGTTTGATGACTCCTTCATGAGACCTGTCTTTGGAGGACGTGGCTTTGTCCCTTTCGTCCCTGGCTCTCCTACTGAGAGAGACCCTCCTGATCTCAGTAGAGCTTGA